The following proteins come from a genomic window of Candidatus Hydrogenedentota bacterium:
- a CDS encoding penicillin acylase family protein, which produces MNTRAHLCGIFLLVAGAVWGQTPQQLWAQATVYRDSWGVPHVYADTPRALAFAFGYAQAEDRLETLMRAYRIATGRAAAVFGPDYADSDAFALKMGHGDLAVQALEDAPPLTLDLCEGFALGVNAWIADHPGRVPEWVDGARPADVLALMHCYLMSFAPFDLRGIFSRPAPAFSGNAWALGPPLTQSGAPVLVINPHGYYDGPFQWYEAHLAGPRMNVAGAGLCGLPVILQGHNEVLGWALTPNYPDFADIYVHPKEVIKLPPADPNKMQLEAALERLLIGRRLAEARIFFVNTPSGMRQRSVSFRLTGKGPVVGEIQGDPCSFFAGGYADFGALEQLASMAAARNLGEFQDALAMRQLPCFHVLYADREGNLFYLYNAKVGDKALAPATAPRGGLDSNQEMLNAERGAPPDTPIYGWDEPVPAQDFRYFWGQLVPIEALPAVVNPPAGYLQACGTPPWEVTGNSGINPATVPLWLANDRDSFRAQRVRHLLSFGKRSFQEAQSMVYDVLVPFATAAVPQLLAWADARENFLQTAHPDTGHGLDVLRSWNFVAETNSSGMTLFNAWWTAYRQLAGPDASDALLYQEFMSATPRVQELALEAVSNAAREMRNLHDAIEVPWGDVHRLRRGNHEEPIPGGLAGEPIMVTGGYGGARRKLLAGYGYAFAMAVQFGDVPESVSVSPGGASDDPASEHFADQLSLFAERRFKINYFLDKDVQRYAESALGRCPTLRPVGMQGVFGINARDPVSVHLETAAESPAPLPDGMAPYTVFVTPKLKGPGVPASVDAAIYIPPSVVQEGGLEQLAVYTLDPEHGWFAAPNQAINANTRILHARYQGLPTCVVLGPAVLRVEPPVLAAEPPSPEETPREQERLQVAAEPDIEPAPEEAPVPEMPAAPAPESPEVSEAGLEAPQPGTLAQAPVIPAPAQGPSTPADAVRSALAWGKTLEIPVPGGAGSVSVTANKSVGVFTSASGVAPVPPPEGLDPATPFVAVHCSDAEASMTLEVALSVPGEITNRGEALGLYGYRPETGWQKLPEQRVDKETGVMTGSDTRPGIYAVLKPAGAPEAQAAPLETTVAAPAQDVSIETTPAPVETPPEEQARAPEPAAAPVPAGPRKPTLAWGKSLVLAAQNARAEFTIEAESSIGAFTKVLAEPPGPIPEGMQAYGSFVDLSLSKQDVPLRIGLALRPEQSLPDGVDIGTLAIYAFNPDAGWERLEGQQLDQAAGALTGSDTQARTYVILGPKK; this is translated from the coding sequence ATGAATACACGGGCACATCTTTGCGGGATTTTCCTGCTGGTTGCTGGAGCGGTCTGGGGCCAGACCCCCCAACAATTGTGGGCGCAGGCCACGGTTTACCGCGACAGTTGGGGCGTTCCACACGTGTATGCCGACACGCCTCGCGCATTGGCATTCGCGTTCGGTTACGCCCAGGCCGAGGACCGTCTCGAGACGCTCATGCGCGCCTACCGCATTGCGACGGGGCGCGCCGCGGCGGTATTCGGGCCGGATTACGCCGATTCAGACGCCTTCGCGCTGAAAATGGGACACGGCGACCTGGCCGTGCAGGCTCTCGAAGACGCGCCTCCTCTGACGCTCGACCTCTGCGAGGGGTTCGCACTGGGGGTCAACGCATGGATCGCGGACCATCCGGGACGGGTTCCTGAATGGGTGGATGGCGCGCGGCCCGCCGATGTTCTCGCGCTCATGCACTGCTATTTGATGAGTTTCGCGCCGTTCGATCTTCGGGGGATATTCTCGAGACCTGCCCCGGCCTTTTCAGGCAATGCATGGGCGTTGGGCCCGCCCTTGACGCAGTCCGGCGCACCGGTGCTCGTGATCAACCCGCACGGGTACTACGACGGCCCGTTTCAATGGTATGAAGCGCACTTGGCGGGTCCCCGCATGAACGTGGCGGGCGCGGGTCTCTGTGGGCTTCCCGTCATTCTGCAGGGCCATAACGAAGTGCTCGGCTGGGCCCTCACACCCAATTATCCCGATTTCGCGGACATCTACGTCCATCCGAAAGAGGTGATCAAGCTTCCTCCCGCCGACCCGAACAAGATGCAACTCGAAGCCGCGCTCGAACGGCTCCTCATCGGGCGCCGTCTTGCCGAGGCACGGATATTCTTCGTCAATACGCCGAGCGGCATGCGGCAACGGAGCGTATCCTTTCGCTTGACGGGCAAGGGTCCCGTGGTAGGCGAGATTCAGGGAGACCCGTGTTCGTTTTTCGCGGGCGGCTATGCCGATTTTGGCGCCCTGGAACAGTTGGCGTCCATGGCCGCGGCCCGCAATCTGGGCGAATTCCAGGATGCCCTGGCCATGCGGCAGTTGCCATGCTTTCATGTGCTTTACGCGGACCGGGAAGGAAACCTGTTTTACCTCTACAATGCAAAAGTGGGCGACAAAGCGCTCGCCCCGGCCACGGCGCCGCGGGGAGGATTGGACAGCAACCAGGAAATGCTCAACGCAGAGAGAGGCGCGCCGCCGGACACGCCAATCTACGGGTGGGACGAACCGGTCCCCGCGCAGGACTTTCGCTATTTTTGGGGGCAGCTGGTGCCGATTGAGGCGTTGCCCGCCGTGGTCAATCCTCCCGCGGGGTACTTGCAGGCATGCGGTACGCCGCCGTGGGAGGTGACGGGCAACTCGGGCATCAATCCGGCCACCGTGCCGTTATGGCTGGCCAACGATCGCGACTCGTTTCGTGCGCAGCGCGTGCGCCATTTGCTGAGTTTCGGCAAGCGGAGCTTTCAGGAGGCGCAGTCCATGGTGTACGACGTGCTCGTGCCGTTTGCGACCGCCGCCGTGCCGCAATTGCTCGCATGGGCCGATGCGCGTGAAAACTTCCTGCAGACCGCGCATCCCGATACAGGACACGGCCTCGACGTATTGAGGTCGTGGAATTTCGTCGCGGAGACCAACAGTTCGGGCATGACGCTCTTCAATGCCTGGTGGACGGCGTACCGGCAACTGGCGGGCCCCGACGCCTCCGACGCGCTGCTTTACCAGGAGTTCATGAGTGCGACGCCGCGTGTGCAGGAGCTTGCGTTGGAGGCGGTGTCGAATGCTGCCCGCGAGATGCGCAACCTTCACGACGCGATCGAGGTGCCGTGGGGCGATGTGCACCGCCTGCGCAGGGGAAACCACGAGGAACCCATCCCGGGCGGTTTGGCCGGTGAGCCCATCATGGTTACCGGCGGATACGGCGGAGCCCGTAGAAAACTGTTGGCCGGGTACGGGTATGCCTTCGCCATGGCGGTCCAATTCGGCGACGTTCCCGAATCGGTGAGTGTCAGCCCCGGGGGAGCGTCCGATGACCCCGCATCGGAACATTTCGCCGACCAGCTTTCGCTGTTCGCCGAGCGGCGCTTCAAAATCAACTACTTTCTCGACAAAGATGTGCAGCGTTATGCGGAGAGCGCGTTGGGACGGTGCCCGACGCTCCGGCCCGTTGGGATGCAGGGCGTGTTCGGAATCAACGCGCGCGACCCCGTCTCCGTGCACCTCGAGACCGCCGCGGAATCCCCGGCTCCCTTGCCAGACGGCATGGCGCCCTACACCGTGTTCGTGACGCCGAAACTGAAAGGGCCGGGGGTGCCGGCCAGTGTGGACGCGGCCATCTATATTCCGCCGTCGGTGGTCCAGGAAGGGGGCCTGGAACAGCTTGCAGTGTATACGCTTGATCCCGAGCACGGCTGGTTTGCCGCGCCCAACCAGGCCATCAATGCCAACACGCGCATCCTTCACGCGCGTTACCAGGGTTTGCCCACCTGCGTCGTTCTCGGGCCTGCCGTACTGCGCGTGGAACCGCCGGTTCTGGCCGCGGAACCGCCCTCTCCCGAGGAAACCCCACGCGAGCAGGAGCGGCTGCAGGTGGCTGCGGAACCGGACATCGAGCCAGCGCCGGAGGAAGCCCCGGTACCCGAGATGCCTGCAGCACCGGCACCCGAGTCCCCGGAAGTGAGCGAGGCCGGGCTTGAAGCTCCCCAGCCGGGGACTCTCGCGCAGGCGCCGGTGATTCCCGCGCCGGCGCAAGGCCCTTCCACTCCCGCCGACGCGGTTCGCTCCGCTCTGGCATGGGGCAAGACCCTCGAGATTCCAGTTCCAGGCGGGGCCGGTTCCGTAAGCGTCACGGCAAACAAATCCGTGGGTGTGTTCACCAGCGCATCCGGCGTTGCGCCGGTCCCCCCGCCCGAGGGCCTGGACCCTGCAACGCCGTTCGTCGCGGTCCATTGTTCCGATGCGGAAGCGTCGATGACGCTCGAAGTAGCGCTTTCGGTTCCTGGTGAAATTACAAACCGCGGCGAGGCACTTGGATTATACGGCTACCGCCCGGAGACCGGGTGGCAAAAGCTCCCCGAGCAGCGCGTCGACAAAGAAACCGGCGTCATGACAGGCTCGGATACTCGGCCAGGCATCTACGCCGTATTGAAGCCTGCCGGCGCCCCCGAAGCACAAGCTGCGCCCCTTGAGACCACCGTTGCCGCGCCGGCTCAGGACGTTTCAATAGAGACCACGCCCGCTCCAGTGGAAACGCCGCCCGAGGAACAGGCCCGTGCGCCGGAACCCGCGGCAGCGCCTGTACCGGCGGGGCCTCGAAAGCCGACCCTGGCGTGGGGCAAGTCGCTGGTGCTTGCGGCGCAAAACGCGCGCGCCGAGTTCACCATCGAGGCGGAGTCTTCGATAGGCGCATTCACGAAAGTCCTCGCCGAGCCGCCGGGCCCGATTCCGGAGGGCATGCAGGCATACGGCAGTTTTGTCGATTTGTCGCTGTCGAAACAGGATGTTCCCCTGCGTATCGGGCTCGCCCTGCGCCCGGAACAGAGCCTGCCGGACGGAGTCGACATCGGGACGCTGGCAATTTATGCGTTCAATCCTGATGCGGGCTGGGAGCGGTTGGAAGGCCAGCAACTCGACCAGGCCGCTGGCGCGCTGACAGGTTCGGATACTCAAGCCCGTACGTACGTCATTCTCGGACCGAAAAAATAG
- a CDS encoding ankyrin repeat domain-containing protein: protein MTKSWIHREDGLGETPLVRAMRCGNRTLIDFMLGQEEREGVDVPVETPEAYLHSAAYWGAAQAVHSLLESGVDAMDRDASGETPLHKAVRNGHHETVEMLLEHGAAVDIPDDRGLTPLHWAALSGNPEVAGMLLDQGADPHTSAVLLGDLSPRSIAGLMGYQDLVNVLDAHGVAAV from the coding sequence ATGACGAAGAGCTGGATACATCGGGAAGACGGTCTCGGCGAGACGCCTCTCGTACGCGCCATGCGCTGCGGCAACCGGACCCTTATCGATTTCATGCTTGGCCAGGAAGAAAGGGAAGGGGTGGACGTGCCGGTCGAGACCCCCGAGGCTTACCTGCACAGCGCCGCGTATTGGGGCGCCGCGCAGGCTGTCCATTCCCTGCTCGAAAGCGGCGTGGATGCCATGGACCGCGATGCCAGCGGCGAAACGCCTCTTCACAAAGCAGTACGCAATGGCCATCACGAAACCGTCGAGATGCTCTTGGAGCACGGCGCCGCGGTGGATATACCCGACGATCGGGGCCTTACTCCGCTGCATTGGGCCGCGCTTTCCGGCAACCCGGAGGTCGCCGGAATGCTTCTCGATCAGGGGGCAGATCCGCATACCTCAGCCGTTCTGTTGGGCGATCTCAGCCCCCGCAGTATTGCCGGGCTGATGGGATACCAAGACCTCGTCAATGTCTTGGATGCGCACGGCGTCGCCGCCGTCTAG
- a CDS encoding ankyrin repeat domain-containing protein, whose amino-acid sequence MGRSWMHVKDASGETPLSRAMKCGFKELAEFVLLGVHGEEEDRKPRSVPREAYWGMSKTGLELLSGATWNGCSRRSDTELHKAIRAGHPETVEAMLAFGADVKEVTASGMTPLHWCALTGHAELVDLLVEHGAETNVRAPGLGGLTPKAAAMLMGYEELADLLGACGCTY is encoded by the coding sequence ATGGGCCGGTCATGGATGCACGTGAAGGATGCCTCTGGCGAGACCCCCTTGAGCCGTGCGATGAAGTGCGGCTTCAAGGAACTCGCCGAGTTTGTCCTTCTCGGGGTCCATGGCGAGGAAGAGGACCGGAAACCCCGGTCTGTCCCCCGGGAAGCCTACTGGGGGATGAGCAAGACCGGCCTCGAATTGCTGTCCGGCGCGACCTGGAACGGATGCTCCCGGCGCTCCGACACCGAGTTGCACAAGGCGATACGCGCTGGCCACCCGGAAACGGTGGAGGCGATGTTGGCATTCGGCGCCGACGTCAAAGAAGTCACGGCGTCGGGAATGACCCCGCTGCACTGGTGCGCCCTCACGGGTCACGCGGAGCTGGTCGATCTGCTCGTGGAACACGGAGCAGAAACCAACGTTCGCGCCCCGGGGCTCGGCGGGCTGACCCCGAAAGCTGCCGCAATGCTGATGGGATACGAGGAATTGGCGGACCTCCTTGGCGCCTGTGGATGTACGTATTGA
- a CDS encoding acyltransferase domain-containing protein, with protein MKLADVLEHIQESDFQGEVALRWDESMASMPETLPFLEPSQIAMSREWGGLESKEQAALEETAQRIDADPALKALAWHAYRRLYDYADRVDFTKWPVLDEATDDSSGCFYLLIGMAMIPRTRAIHATMHVPEDVTRETCLQVSCFADNFRRGRHGRLGLFRDQLFWMRNYTEGKLFRLGRFEYKLEPMEPFVHVFRHREKALTVALSGDGRWYNAAGYAVQLGTADSWQASLAISDEEARGFPIHPAGHALRHEVRLPRSEWDYYVKPGDWMLDTHIPSGGQMTPEKCLDTMRRGVEFFRRMFPDKPFNSFWCHSWIFGPQLEKVLPETANLVKYMRELYLYPIYSEDGGLWFIFFQDKFDPATAPRENSLQTTVADFLEKGGDWREGGMIALVEDLDHFGRQVYRSRWPEVAKALNIPG; from the coding sequence ATGAAACTTGCTGACGTACTGGAGCACATTCAGGAAAGCGACTTCCAGGGTGAAGTGGCGTTGCGGTGGGACGAATCCATGGCCTCAATGCCGGAGACCTTGCCCTTTCTCGAGCCCAGCCAGATCGCGATGAGCCGGGAATGGGGGGGCCTCGAATCCAAGGAGCAAGCGGCGCTCGAGGAGACCGCGCAGCGCATTGACGCGGATCCCGCGCTCAAAGCACTGGCGTGGCACGCGTACCGCCGTCTGTATGATTATGCTGACCGCGTCGACTTTACCAAGTGGCCCGTGCTTGACGAAGCCACGGACGATTCGAGCGGCTGTTTCTATCTGCTGATAGGGATGGCCATGATTCCGCGCACACGGGCCATTCATGCGACCATGCACGTACCCGAGGACGTCACGCGCGAAACCTGTCTCCAGGTTTCGTGTTTTGCCGATAACTTCCGCCGGGGACGCCACGGCCGTCTGGGCCTGTTCCGCGACCAGCTTTTCTGGATGCGCAATTATACGGAAGGCAAGCTGTTCCGGCTGGGGCGTTTCGAGTACAAGCTCGAGCCAATGGAGCCTTTCGTGCATGTGTTCCGGCACCGCGAAAAGGCCCTTACGGTTGCGCTATCCGGGGACGGGCGCTGGTACAACGCCGCCGGTTATGCCGTGCAGCTGGGAACCGCCGACAGCTGGCAGGCGTCGCTGGCCATCTCAGACGAGGAAGCGCGGGGATTCCCCATTCATCCCGCGGGTCATGCCCTCCGGCACGAAGTGAGACTCCCACGTTCCGAATGGGACTACTACGTGAAGCCGGGCGACTGGATGCTCGATACGCACATTCCCTCCGGGGGCCAAATGACACCCGAAAAATGCCTGGACACCATGCGGCGCGGAGTGGAATTCTTCCGCCGGATGTTTCCCGACAAACCGTTCAATAGCTTCTGGTGCCACTCGTGGATTTTCGGCCCCCAACTCGAGAAGGTCCTGCCCGAAACCGCTAACCTCGTGAAATACATGCGCGAATTGTACCTGTACCCCATCTATTCGGAAGACGGCGGATTGTGGTTCATTTTCTTCCAGGACAAGTTTGACCCGGCCACGGCTCCGAGGGAGAACAGCCTGCAAACCACCGTCGCCGACTTCCTCGAAAAGGGCGGTGATTGGCGAGAAGGAGGCATGATCGCCTTGGTCGAGGACCTCGACCACTTCGGCCGGCAGGTCTACCGCTCGCGCTGGCCCGAGGTGGCCAAAGCGCTCAATATTCCCGGTTGA
- a CDS encoding glycoside hydrolase family 127 protein, which yields MITLGLTLVAALGANPPAAAPANAAAFPLGAVRLLDGPFKRAMDRDIAYLLRLEPDRLLSGFRREAGLEPKAEVYGGWETQGVAGHSLGHYLSACSLAWASTGDDRFAGRAAYIVDELAACQTANGNGYVGAIPKGKDAFAAVERGELQVKSFELNGIWVPWYTEHKVMAGLLDAHAYTGSEKALAVARGLADWIESVTKGLSGEQFEAMLACEHGGINESLAELYGRTGDERYLALSRRFHHKAVLGPLSQGIDCLPGLHANTQIPKITGVARRYELAGAMEDRAIASFFWDRVVQHHSYATGGHSEREHFGPPDQLSGRLGTDTTETCNTYNMLKLTKHLFCWDTACEKADFYERALYNHILGSQNPEDGMMCYFIPLKPGHFKTYSTPFDSFWCCTGTGMENHVRYGEAIYFHGEDSLYVNLWIPSELSWEESGVAVRQETAFPETGETRLRFSCRKPVELTLFLRSPGWAAGLPTAQVNGEKCAHSAHPGGYAAIRRTWHDGDVVNYTIPMALRLETMPDNPDRAAVLYGPLVLAAGVGPIDGPEPQVPVLLTENRDPGAWLKPVEGNPLAFQTKGVGRPHDVELTPLYAMHGQRYNVYWDFLTEDAWQQREAERAAEEARLKDLDARTVDTVAIGDKASEEAHNLKGENTATGPHQGRVWRHAPNGWFSYGLKVLPAAPMEILCTYWGSENQRAFDVLVDDAKIAEQRLHNDKPGEFFELAYPLPLELTRGKESVTVTFKAHPDNIAGGVFGLRTLRAKE from the coding sequence ATGATTACGCTCGGTCTCACACTGGTTGCGGCATTGGGAGCAAACCCGCCCGCGGCGGCTCCGGCGAATGCCGCGGCGTTTCCGCTGGGAGCCGTCCGTTTGCTGGACGGTCCCTTCAAAAGGGCCATGGACCGCGATATCGCGTATCTCTTGCGCCTCGAACCGGACCGGTTGTTGAGCGGATTCCGCCGTGAGGCCGGCCTCGAACCCAAGGCCGAGGTATACGGGGGATGGGAAACTCAAGGCGTGGCCGGGCACTCGCTCGGGCATTACCTTTCCGCCTGTTCGCTGGCATGGGCGTCAACCGGGGACGACCGGTTCGCTGGCCGCGCGGCCTATATCGTCGACGAGCTGGCCGCGTGCCAGACGGCTAACGGCAACGGCTACGTGGGCGCGATTCCGAAAGGCAAGGATGCCTTCGCGGCGGTCGAGCGCGGCGAACTTCAGGTGAAATCCTTCGAACTGAACGGCATCTGGGTGCCCTGGTACACCGAGCACAAGGTGATGGCGGGCCTCCTTGACGCTCACGCGTACACCGGCAGCGAGAAGGCACTGGCCGTCGCGAGAGGGCTGGCGGATTGGATCGAGAGCGTAACAAAAGGCCTGAGCGGCGAGCAGTTCGAAGCAATGCTCGCCTGCGAACACGGGGGCATCAACGAGTCGCTGGCGGAACTGTACGGGCGTACGGGCGACGAGCGGTACCTGGCTCTGTCGCGGAGGTTTCATCACAAGGCCGTGCTCGGCCCACTGTCGCAGGGCATCGACTGTCTTCCCGGTCTGCACGCAAACACCCAGATTCCCAAGATTACCGGCGTGGCCCGGCGCTATGAGTTGGCAGGCGCCATGGAGGACCGGGCCATCGCCTCGTTCTTCTGGGACCGCGTCGTGCAGCACCATTCCTACGCCACGGGAGGCCATAGCGAACGCGAACACTTCGGGCCGCCCGACCAGCTCAGCGGCCGCCTCGGAACGGATACCACGGAGACGTGCAACACCTATAACATGCTGAAGCTGACGAAACATCTGTTCTGCTGGGATACCGCATGCGAAAAGGCCGATTTTTACGAGCGCGCGTTGTACAACCACATTCTCGGCTCGCAGAACCCGGAGGACGGCATGATGTGTTACTTCATTCCTCTGAAGCCGGGACATTTCAAGACGTACTCGACGCCGTTCGACTCGTTCTGGTGCTGCACCGGCACGGGAATGGAGAATCATGTGCGGTATGGCGAGGCGATCTATTTCCACGGGGAAGACAGCCTCTACGTCAATCTCTGGATTCCCTCGGAGCTCTCCTGGGAAGAGAGCGGCGTGGCTGTTCGCCAGGAAACGGCGTTTCCCGAAACGGGTGAGACGCGCCTGCGATTCTCGTGCAGGAAACCGGTCGAGCTTACGCTGTTCCTGCGGTCTCCCGGCTGGGCCGCGGGATTGCCCACAGCCCAGGTGAACGGCGAGAAGTGCGCCCATAGCGCGCATCCGGGCGGATATGCCGCCATCCGCCGCACCTGGCATGACGGCGATGTGGTCAATTACACGATCCCGATGGCGTTACGGCTTGAAACCATGCCAGACAATCCGGACCGCGCGGCGGTCCTGTACGGCCCCTTAGTGCTCGCGGCGGGCGTGGGCCCGATCGATGGTCCCGAGCCGCAGGTGCCCGTCCTGTTGACGGAGAACCGCGACCCCGGCGCGTGGCTCAAGCCCGTCGAGGGCAATCCCCTCGCATTCCAAACGAAAGGCGTGGGGCGGCCGCACGACGTGGAATTGACACCGCTTTACGCCATGCACGGTCAGCGCTACAACGTGTACTGGGATTTCCTGACCGAGGACGCATGGCAACAGCGCGAAGCGGAACGCGCCGCCGAGGAAGCGCGCCTGAAGGACTTGGACGCCCGGACCGTCGACACCGTGGCGATCGGCGACAAGGCGTCCGAGGAGGCCCACAACCTGAAAGGCGAGAATACGGCAACGGGCCCTCACCAGGGCCGGGTGTGGCGGCATGCCCCCAACGGCTGGTTCTCTTACGGTCTCAAGGTGCTTCCCGCCGCGCCGATGGAGATACTCTGCACCTACTGGGGCAGCGAGAACCAGCGCGCGTTCGACGTGCTGGTAGACGACGCGAAAATTGCCGAGCAACGGCTTCACAACGACAAGCCCGGCGAGTTCTTCGAACTGGCCTATCCCCTCCCGCTCGAGTTGACCCGGGGCAAGGAATCCGTCACGGTCACGTTCAAGGCGCATCCGGACAATATCGCGGGCGGCGTCTTTGGCCTGCGCACACTCAGAGCCAAGGAATAG
- a CDS encoding FAD-dependent oxidoreductase: MQVISRRRFAGTLGALAMSGLLRSNAKSQAQESPAEERHDLIVVGIGSGGFGAACAAAQQGLNVLCIEKAGQVGGNAVASGVTMWEPGVGGTGLPFLIYRRLKATPWATAIYSTGRHFSWDGQQAFPGGEAVPDLTRAYADTLRRHRGDGLPADTAFKKEYWHGVVFEPAAYEGVLRAMLQETGRVTLFTETLFEKAEVQDGVVTGLVLSNGKRVSARAYVDGTGGGELCKACGCEVMYGQESAGRFGEEGAPEQPNSLTNGATLIFRIAPADTKAVEPLPEGIPDKCWWGSFPAMSAVQYPNGGYNCNMLPTMSGEELAKMASAAAYEECRRRVYAFWNHVQRGWPEFQRYRIAWLAPALGVRETTRLVGEYVLTLHDLRAGISKQQHPDIVTIADHSIDRHGTGGLGGEVMEPYGVPYRCLIPKGFKNLLISCRGASFSSIAASSCRLSRTMMQLGQAAGTAAAIAQEQGIGLPDVPPEILRARLREQHVQLEWPMSEDIKAYI; the protein is encoded by the coding sequence ATGCAGGTGATATCGAGACGGCGTTTTGCGGGCACCCTCGGCGCATTGGCTATGAGTGGCCTGCTTCGGTCCAACGCGAAATCCCAAGCGCAGGAATCCCCGGCGGAGGAGCGCCACGACCTGATCGTCGTGGGTATCGGCAGCGGCGGGTTTGGCGCCGCCTGCGCCGCGGCCCAACAGGGCCTCAACGTGCTGTGTATCGAGAAGGCCGGCCAGGTAGGCGGCAACGCCGTCGCGTCGGGCGTGACCATGTGGGAACCTGGCGTGGGCGGAACGGGGCTCCCCTTTTTGATCTACCGCCGGCTCAAGGCAACACCGTGGGCCACCGCCATCTACTCGACCGGACGACATTTCTCGTGGGACGGACAGCAGGCCTTTCCCGGCGGCGAGGCCGTGCCCGACCTGACCCGCGCGTACGCCGACACGCTTCGCAGGCACCGAGGCGACGGCCTGCCCGCCGATACAGCTTTCAAAAAAGAGTACTGGCACGGCGTGGTCTTCGAGCCCGCGGCATATGAGGGGGTCCTGCGCGCCATGCTCCAGGAGACCGGCCGCGTCACCCTCTTCACCGAGACCTTATTCGAGAAAGCGGAGGTCCAGGACGGCGTAGTGACGGGGCTCGTGCTCTCCAATGGGAAACGCGTATCCGCGCGCGCCTACGTAGACGGCACCGGCGGCGGTGAATTGTGCAAGGCGTGCGGCTGCGAGGTCATGTACGGCCAGGAGAGCGCCGGCCGGTTCGGCGAGGAAGGCGCGCCCGAACAGCCCAACAGCCTCACCAACGGCGCGACGCTCATATTCCGCATCGCGCCCGCGGATACAAAGGCCGTTGAACCTCTGCCCGAAGGCATCCCCGACAAGTGCTGGTGGGGCTCATTCCCCGCGATGAGCGCGGTGCAGTATCCCAACGGCGGCTACAATTGCAACATGCTCCCCACCATGTCCGGGGAGGAACTCGCGAAAATGGCCTCCGCAGCCGCCTACGAAGAATGCCGCCGGCGCGTATACGCATTCTGGAACCATGTGCAGCGCGGCTGGCCCGAGTTTCAACGTTACCGCATCGCGTGGCTCGCGCCGGCCCTCGGCGTTCGGGAGACTACGCGGCTCGTGGGCGAATACGTCTTGACCCTGCACGACCTCCGCGCGGGCATTTCAAAACAGCAACACCCGGACATCGTCACCATCGCCGATCATTCGATCGACCGCCACGGCACGGGCGGACTCGGCGGAGAAGTGATGGAGCCTTACGGCGTGCCCTACCGTTGCCTCATTCCGAAAGGCTTCAAGAACCTGCTGATTTCCTGCCGGGGCGCGAGCTTCAGTTCGATTGCCGCATCCAGTTGCCGTCTGTCGCGCACGATGATGCAGCTCGGGCAAGCCGCTGGAACAGCCGCGGCCATCGCCCAGGAACAGGGCATCGGGCTGCCTGATGTGCCGCCGGAAATACTCCGGGCCCGGTTGCGCGAGCAGCACGTTCAACTCGAGTGGCCCATGTCCGAAGACATCAAAGCCTACATCA